In a single window of the Cygnus olor isolate bCygOlo1 chromosome 5, bCygOlo1.pri.v2, whole genome shotgun sequence genome:
- the TMEM229B gene encoding transmembrane protein 229B, whose amino-acid sequence MAAAEPLTAFSRWYLYAIHGYFCEVMFTAAWEFVVNFNWKFPGVTSVWALFIYGTSILIVEKMYLYLKDKCNILLRCFIYTLWTYLWEFTTGLILRQFNACPWDYSQFDFDFMGLITLEYAIPWFCASFIMEQLVIRNTLRLRFDETAEPGAPTLPVALANGHVKTD is encoded by the coding sequence ATGGCTGCGGCAGAGCCTCTGACCGCTTTCTCCCGATGGTACCTCTATGCCATTCACGGGTATTTCTGTGAGGTGATGTTTACGGCTGCTTGGGAATTTGTGGTCAACTTTAACTGGAAGTTCCCAGGTGTTACCAGTGTGTGGGCGCTCTTCATCTATGGCACCTCCATCCTCATCGTGGAGAAGATGTATCTGTATCTCAAAGACAAGTGTAACATTTTGCTGCGCTGTTTCATTTACACCCTTTGGACATATCTCTGGGAGTTCACCACTGGCCTCATCCTACGCCAGTTCAATGCCTGCCCGTGGGACTATTCCCAGTTTGATTTTGACTTCATGGGCCTGATCACCCTGGAGTATGCCATTCCTTGGTTTTGTGCTTCTTTCATCATGGAGCAGCTGGTGATCAGAAACACCCTGCGCTTGCGATTTGATGAGACTGCTGAGCCAGGGGCCCCCACTCTCCCCGTAGCCTTGGCCAACGGCCACGTGAAGACAGATTGA